One window of the Archangium primigenium genome contains the following:
- a CDS encoding CheR family methyltransferase yields the protein MANTRQSRDNELEAILEKVRQTRNFDFRNYKRATLQRRIERRIVATGCASRAAYLSLLDRDPNEVSILVSSMLIKLTTFFRDPEVWVELEKVLKELVQRRRADQELRIWSAGCATGEEAYSVAIAAAEALGPTYPGVELKVFGTDLDEAAIAHGRRGVYAAAQVEGVSKDRLERWFTRTGDTYTVRKELRRSVVFGLNNLVSDAPVSRIDLILCRNVFIYLDAALQKRVLARFHFALRAESVLVLGRSELIPFAARLFEPIDLSRRIYRKDGRQESAASLREPPALELTQEPVLTPEEEAARELQRHLREAINSLPCALIVTDLNGGVILWNHAAARLWNRRDSEVLGRKLLSLGLPGLPQELLIEQSARVRAGRVERETADGLMEVSGQEPITLRTVVVPYKGARGEIHGLLYTPHDNTALRNLELNLKRANEELQNVNLRLQNFNEELRASNEELETTNEELQSANEELQTTNEELQSTNEELETTNEELQSANAEMDAINRELAHRSEELDALALNQRTIIRTLTAAVIVIDVEGKISTWNLSAERLLSLTEREAMGQVLWTLRIPALKRPLLQRLRRGVAENRATRQEAVPYQLPHGGRGFATLVVTPLTQNGSGLGAVILFEDNTRAVAIEQENRKLKGLVKK from the coding sequence ATGGCGAACACGCGACAGTCCCGGGACAACGAACTCGAGGCCATCCTGGAGAAGGTCCGGCAGACGCGGAACTTCGACTTCCGCAACTACAAGCGCGCCACCCTCCAGCGGCGCATCGAGCGGCGCATCGTCGCCACCGGTTGCGCCAGCCGCGCGGCCTACCTGTCGCTGCTGGATCGAGACCCCAACGAGGTCAGCATCCTCGTGTCCTCCATGCTCATCAAGCTGACGACCTTCTTTCGCGACCCCGAGGTCTGGGTGGAGCTGGAGAAGGTGCTCAAGGAGCTGGTGCAGCGGCGGCGGGCGGACCAGGAACTGCGCATCTGGAGCGCGGGCTGCGCCACCGGTGAGGAAGCCTACTCCGTCGCCATCGCCGCCGCCGAGGCGCTCGGCCCCACCTACCCCGGCGTGGAGCTCAAGGTGTTCGGCACGGACCTGGACGAGGCCGCCATCGCCCATGGGCGCCGGGGCGTCTACGCCGCGGCCCAGGTCGAGGGCGTGTCCAAGGACCGGCTGGAGCGCTGGTTCACGCGGACCGGGGACACGTACACCGTGCGCAAGGAGCTGCGACGCTCGGTGGTGTTCGGTCTGAACAACCTCGTGTCCGACGCGCCCGTCTCGCGCATCGATCTCATCCTGTGCCGCAATGTCTTCATCTACCTGGACGCCGCCCTGCAAAAGCGCGTGCTCGCGCGCTTCCACTTCGCCCTGCGCGCGGAGAGCGTGCTCGTGCTCGGCCGCTCCGAGCTCATCCCCTTCGCGGCCCGGCTCTTCGAGCCCATCGACCTGTCCCGGCGCATCTACCGCAAGGACGGCCGGCAGGAGTCGGCCGCGTCCCTGCGCGAGCCGCCCGCCCTCGAACTGACCCAGGAGCCCGTGCTCACTCCCGAAGAGGAAGCGGCGCGCGAACTGCAGCGCCACCTGCGCGAGGCCATCAACTCGCTGCCCTGTGCGCTCATCGTCACGGATCTCAACGGCGGCGTCATCCTCTGGAACCACGCGGCCGCGCGGCTGTGGAACCGGCGGGACAGCGAGGTGCTGGGCCGCAAGCTCTTGTCGCTGGGGCTGCCGGGCCTGCCCCAGGAGCTGCTCATCGAGCAGAGCGCCCGGGTGCGCGCCGGCCGCGTGGAGCGCGAGACGGCCGACGGCCTCATGGAGGTGAGCGGCCAGGAGCCCATCACGCTGCGCACCGTCGTGGTCCCCTACAAGGGCGCGCGGGGGGAGATCCACGGCCTGCTCTACACGCCGCACGACAACACCGCCCTGCGCAACCTGGAGCTCAACCTGAAGCGCGCCAACGAGGAGCTGCAGAACGTCAACCTGCGGCTGCAGAACTTCAACGAGGAGCTGCGCGCCTCCAACGAGGAGCTGGAGACGACCAACGAGGAGCTGCAGAGCGCCAACGAGGAGCTGCAGACGACCAACGAGGAGCTGCAGAGCACCAACGAGGAGCTGGAGACGACGAACGAGGAGCTGCAGAGCGCCAACGCGGAGATGGACGCCATCAACCGGGAGCTCGCCCACCGCAGCGAGGAGCTGGACGCGCTCGCGCTCAACCAGCGCACCATCATCCGCACGCTCACCGCGGCCGTCATCGTCATCGACGTCGAGGGGAAGATCTCCACCTGGAACCTGTCGGCCGAGCGGCTGCTGAGCCTCACCGAGCGCGAGGCCATGGGCCAGGTGCTGTGGACCCTGCGCATCCCCGCCCTCAAGCGCCCCCTGCTGCAGCGCCTTCGTCGCGGCGTGGCCGAGAACCGCGCCACGCGCCAGGAGGCGGTGCCCTACCAGCTGCCCCACGGCGGCCGGGGCTTCGCCACCCTGGTGGTCACCCCCCTGACCCAGAATGGCAGCGGGCTGGGCGCCGTCATCCTCTTCGAGGACAACACCCGCGCGGTGGCGATCGAGCAGGAGAACCGCAAGCTCAAGGGACTCGTGAAGAAATGA
- a CDS encoding sensor histidine kinase, with protein MSPHRRPVLSYDALLLKYQELMRKHQTLVHKLEARTEEHISTWTLSSWGLETAASGLALFQGDGLRLSNKRWRQLADAPGYWRAQDESLAPMSMHQVAQHEVRRVLATGGAAPLTTHYTRGDTQVVELRAEWLAGQPHARVLVMALDITERVRAEEELRQVRQELLQREHLRALGELVSGIAHDLNNTLNAMTLRLELMQSDRAFAERQRGNMDALVRIVTDANKRLGHLRDFSRQQPEQAPTEDVQLADVAHEAVEIARADIEHRAAQEGLRLRVRQDMSPLPLVRGSASDLRYVVINLLLNARDAMPRGGTIHVRGGQSETQAWLTVEDEGTGIPEEHLPKLFRPFFTTKGKHGTGLGLSMAYGVLTRAGGTLTATNRPEGGARFTLSLPITGPSAAPPKPTPVRRPRAAKRARKR; from the coding sequence ATGAGCCCCCACCGCCGCCCCGTCCTCTCCTACGACGCGCTGCTGCTCAAGTACCAGGAGCTGATGCGCAAGCATCAGACCCTGGTGCACAAGCTGGAGGCCCGCACCGAGGAGCACATCTCCACCTGGACGCTGTCCTCGTGGGGACTGGAGACGGCGGCGAGCGGCCTGGCGCTCTTCCAGGGCGATGGGCTGCGGCTGTCCAACAAGCGCTGGCGCCAGCTGGCCGATGCCCCGGGGTACTGGCGGGCCCAGGACGAGTCCCTGGCGCCCATGAGCATGCACCAGGTGGCCCAGCACGAGGTGCGCCGCGTGCTCGCCACCGGCGGCGCGGCGCCCCTGACCACCCACTACACGCGCGGCGACACGCAGGTGGTGGAGCTGCGCGCGGAGTGGCTCGCTGGACAGCCCCACGCGCGGGTGCTGGTCATGGCGCTGGACATCACCGAGCGCGTCCGCGCCGAGGAGGAGCTGCGGCAGGTGCGCCAGGAGCTCCTCCAGCGCGAGCACCTGCGCGCCCTGGGCGAGCTGGTGTCCGGCATCGCGCACGACCTCAACAACACGCTCAACGCCATGACCCTGCGCCTGGAGCTCATGCAGAGCGATCGCGCGTTCGCCGAGCGCCAGCGGGGCAACATGGACGCGCTCGTGCGCATCGTCACCGACGCGAACAAGCGCCTGGGCCACCTGCGCGACTTCTCCCGCCAGCAGCCCGAGCAGGCCCCCACCGAGGATGTGCAGCTGGCCGACGTGGCGCACGAGGCGGTGGAGATCGCCCGGGCGGACATCGAGCACCGCGCCGCCCAGGAAGGCCTGCGCCTGCGCGTGCGTCAGGACATGTCGCCCCTGCCGCTCGTGCGCGGCTCGGCCTCGGACCTGCGCTACGTGGTCATCAACCTGCTGCTCAACGCGCGCGACGCCATGCCCCGGGGCGGCACCATCCACGTGCGCGGGGGACAGAGCGAGACCCAGGCCTGGCTCACCGTGGAGGACGAGGGCACGGGCATCCCCGAGGAGCACCTGCCCAAGCTCTTCCGTCCCTTCTTCACGACCAAGGGCAAGCACGGCACGGGGCTCGGGCTGTCCATGGCCTACGGCGTGCTCACGCGCGCGGGGGGGACCCTCACCGCCACCAACCGACCCGAGGGCGGCGCCCGCTTCACCCTGAGCCTGCCCATCACGGGGCCCTCCGCCGCCCCGCCCAAGCCCACGCCCGTCCGCCGC
- a CDS encoding FIST signal transduction protein has translation MARVTMQTARTTQADPIAAAEDLLRQLEGREEPKLVTLFASRERDQHALNRAVRERLPKGTRLVGATTAGELDNRGIHSGSVVLGALFGDFEVGLGLGTGLSADAVNAGATAMRRAAQELGVRQSDLDARRYVGLVIDDGFRYKKEEFLLGILEKNQALMLVGGGAADHETNPERQSAQLHVDGEVTTDSVLVALFKTHAPWGALRSHWYQPLGERLTITRVDDSATRALEIDGKPAAQRYADMLGVAVDDLEFGKPRGFAAHPTALKVGREYFIRAPWKVLPDGSILFANLLEEGSELELMKAGDLAGLTRTFFQEELPRRVQKPQAALLFHCSGRMWYAHATETVPALADSLRHAPTAAGMNVYFEVYSGFHINTTLTVLAFGEN, from the coding sequence TTGGCTCGAGTGACGATGCAGACGGCGCGCACCACGCAGGCGGATCCCATCGCCGCGGCCGAGGACCTCTTGAGACAGTTGGAGGGACGGGAGGAGCCCAAGCTCGTCACCCTCTTCGCCTCGCGGGAGCGGGACCAGCACGCGCTCAACCGCGCCGTGCGCGAGCGGCTGCCCAAGGGCACGCGCCTGGTGGGCGCCACCACCGCCGGGGAGCTGGACAACCGGGGCATCCACTCGGGCAGCGTGGTGCTGGGCGCGCTGTTCGGCGACTTCGAGGTGGGCCTGGGCCTGGGCACGGGCCTGTCCGCGGACGCGGTGAACGCGGGCGCCACCGCCATGCGGCGCGCGGCCCAGGAGCTGGGCGTGCGCCAGTCCGACCTGGACGCGCGCCGGTACGTGGGCCTCGTCATCGACGACGGCTTTCGCTACAAGAAAGAGGAGTTCCTCCTCGGCATCCTCGAGAAGAACCAGGCGCTGATGCTCGTGGGCGGCGGGGCCGCGGACCACGAGACGAACCCCGAGCGCCAGTCCGCCCAGTTGCACGTGGACGGCGAGGTCACCACCGACAGCGTGCTCGTGGCGCTCTTCAAGACCCACGCCCCCTGGGGCGCCCTGCGCTCGCACTGGTACCAGCCCCTGGGCGAGCGCCTCACCATCACCCGCGTGGACGACAGCGCCACGCGCGCCCTGGAGATCGACGGCAAGCCAGCGGCCCAGCGCTACGCCGACATGCTCGGTGTGGCGGTGGACGACCTGGAGTTCGGCAAACCCCGGGGCTTCGCCGCGCACCCCACCGCGCTCAAGGTGGGCCGCGAGTACTTCATCCGCGCCCCGTGGAAGGTCCTCCCGGATGGCTCCATCCTCTTCGCCAACCTCCTCGAGGAAGGCAGTGAGCTGGAGCTCATGAAGGCCGGCGACCTGGCGGGCCTCACGCGCACGTTCTTCCAGGAGGAATTGCCCCGCCGCGTGCAGAAACCCCAGGCGGCGCTGTTGTTCCATTGCAGTGGGCGCATGTGGTACGCGCACGCCACCGAGACGGTTCCCGCGTTGGCGGACAGCTTGCGTCACGCACCCACTGCGGCTGGAATGAACGTGTACTTCGAAGTCTACTCGGGCTTCCACATCAACACGACGCTGACGGTCCTGGCGTTCGGGGAAAACTGA
- a CDS encoding response regulator transcription factor produces MGERIRLGILEDQQVFRESLMALFEDSGMQVVAAGGTVDELLGQLGTESLDVAVVDLRLERAESWAVDSGLRLVELLRERNSGTRALVLSAHREVAVLERCFQAGAVGYLCKLNVSSARLVSAVQQVARGEWLVPPELVVPGRPASAEHASPLDKLTQREREVLSMVASGADNLQIAARLGITERTVKAHVSNLYRKLEVQNRVEMAMVMYQSQPSLRALDPNAPSV; encoded by the coding sequence ATGGGAGAACGTATCCGGTTGGGCATCCTGGAGGACCAGCAGGTTTTTCGTGAGAGCCTGATGGCGCTTTTCGAGGACTCGGGCATGCAGGTGGTGGCGGCCGGGGGCACGGTGGACGAGCTGCTCGGTCAGCTCGGCACGGAGTCCCTGGACGTGGCGGTGGTGGACCTGCGCCTGGAGCGGGCGGAGTCCTGGGCGGTGGACAGCGGCCTGCGTCTGGTGGAGCTGCTGCGCGAGCGCAACTCGGGCACCCGGGCCCTGGTGCTGTCGGCGCACCGGGAAGTCGCGGTGCTCGAGCGCTGCTTCCAGGCCGGGGCCGTGGGCTACCTGTGCAAGCTCAACGTGAGCAGCGCCCGCCTGGTGTCCGCCGTGCAGCAGGTGGCCCGGGGCGAGTGGCTCGTGCCTCCGGAGCTCGTGGTGCCGGGGCGCCCCGCGTCGGCGGAGCACGCCTCGCCCCTGGACAAGCTCACCCAGCGCGAGCGGGAGGTCCTGAGCATGGTGGCCAGTGGCGCGGACAACCTGCAGATCGCCGCGCGGCTGGGCATCACCGAGCGCACGGTGAAGGCCCACGTCTCCAACCTCTACCGCAAGCTGGAGGTCCAGAACCGGGTGGAGATGGCCATGGTGATGTACCAGTCCCAGCCGTCCCTGCGTGCCCTGGACCCCAACGCGCCCAGTGTTTGA
- a CDS encoding response regulator, which produces MSTPAVSDQEPLRLLLVAGESEGARVVEVLERAGLSLHTRRVVSREAFQAALEEPWSLGIWAPGAPALDFRELAPAWRQRRAQAPFLVVAAHWDEAEMTAAMDAEVNSFIEMDRLAMLGPVVRRELKRTQERRAVEREQEHSSWLLERIVDSLPFVLFVKDAEERRVRVANKTFAEAFGVTKEWLLGKLDHDYFPPEQADSFVAVDTEILETGKLKTFEELARTGGVDRVYATRKLPLLDDSGRARYVLGITEDITERKAAEETLRRSKAELEAANQRLADNLEELKKSRAVSARTLASYQQRALQMEIIRQQNEDLDRLATELACAKRNEEERAREAEAAFRLRSEFLANFSHEIRTPLNGIIGYCDLLMREEGSRLTAHGRRDLNVVKKNAQTLLALINDILDLSKIEAGRLEVVVERVDMAELAEDCTATVKEYLKGKDVELRTDIDERVAHVRTDALKLRQILLNLLSNAAKFTDSGEICLTARAEGNEAVFVVEDTGQGIPTEQLPFIFEKFRQVDGSTTRKVGGTGLGLAIVRELSKVLGGGVEVESTLGRGTTFTVRLAGVLEGDTLGASRELTRPVAPEDVGAALAPIARGSTVLVVDDDVLVQQLIVGQLEPAGFIVVTASDGLDALRKARDLRPQAIVLDIYLPRLDGWSVLSTLKSEPDLSRIPVVIISVEEQRARGFSLGACEYLVKPVEPDHLVDVVRRSIGTAAGAGEVLVVDDDASTRELVSRSLRRAGFSTHEAHNGEDALLKARVSPPTLVVLDLMMPNLDGFEVIRRMRADKLQTPVVVLTGKVLSAEEQATLRDGFAGFVQKGGHALEEVIGQAKGLLIKQNAQRTHRLPRILYVEDNPQNRDIVRRYLGGLFEVLEAEDGELGVERATRETPDLILMDLSLPRVDGWEATRRLRQVPAVAHTPVIAVTAHAGREYQEKASAAGCDAYLTKPLDREVLLETIRKHLGRNHG; this is translated from the coding sequence ATGAGCACTCCGGCGGTGTCGGACCAGGAGCCCTTGCGGCTGCTCCTGGTGGCGGGCGAGTCCGAGGGCGCGCGCGTGGTGGAGGTGCTCGAGCGCGCGGGCCTGAGCTTGCACACACGGCGGGTGGTGTCGCGCGAGGCGTTCCAGGCGGCGCTCGAGGAGCCGTGGTCGCTGGGCATCTGGGCCCCGGGCGCGCCCGCGCTCGACTTCCGCGAACTCGCGCCCGCGTGGCGCCAGCGCCGGGCCCAGGCGCCCTTCCTCGTCGTGGCGGCGCACTGGGACGAGGCCGAGATGACCGCGGCCATGGACGCCGAGGTCAACAGCTTCATCGAGATGGATCGCCTGGCGATGCTGGGGCCGGTGGTGCGCCGCGAGCTCAAGCGCACCCAGGAGCGCCGCGCGGTGGAGCGCGAGCAGGAGCACTCGAGCTGGTTGCTCGAGCGCATCGTGGACAGCCTGCCCTTCGTGCTCTTCGTGAAGGACGCCGAGGAGCGGCGCGTGCGCGTGGCCAACAAGACGTTCGCCGAGGCCTTCGGGGTCACCAAGGAGTGGCTGCTCGGCAAGCTGGATCACGACTACTTCCCCCCGGAGCAGGCCGACTCCTTCGTCGCCGTCGACACGGAGATCCTCGAGACGGGCAAGCTCAAGACGTTCGAGGAGCTGGCGCGCACGGGCGGCGTGGACCGCGTCTACGCCACGCGCAAGCTGCCCTTGTTGGATGACAGCGGCCGGGCGCGCTACGTGCTCGGCATCACCGAGGACATCACCGAGCGCAAGGCGGCCGAGGAGACCCTGCGCCGCTCCAAGGCGGAGCTGGAGGCGGCCAACCAGCGCCTGGCGGACAACCTGGAGGAGCTCAAGAAGAGCCGCGCCGTGTCCGCGCGCACGCTCGCCAGCTACCAGCAGCGCGCGCTGCAGATGGAGATCATCCGTCAGCAGAACGAGGACCTGGACCGGCTGGCCACGGAGCTCGCCTGCGCCAAGCGCAACGAGGAGGAGCGCGCGCGCGAGGCCGAGGCCGCCTTCCGGCTGCGCAGCGAGTTCCTCGCCAACTTCAGCCACGAAATCCGCACGCCGCTCAACGGCATCATCGGCTACTGCGACCTGCTCATGCGCGAGGAGGGCAGCCGGCTCACGGCCCACGGCCGGCGCGACCTCAACGTGGTGAAGAAGAACGCGCAGACGCTGCTCGCCCTCATCAACGACATCCTGGACCTGTCGAAGATCGAGGCGGGGCGGCTGGAAGTGGTCGTCGAGCGCGTGGACATGGCGGAGCTGGCCGAGGACTGCACCGCCACGGTGAAGGAGTACCTCAAGGGCAAGGACGTGGAGCTGCGCACGGACATCGACGAGCGCGTGGCCCACGTGCGCACGGACGCGCTCAAGCTGCGGCAGATCCTCCTCAACCTGCTCAGCAACGCGGCCAAGTTCACCGACTCCGGGGAGATCTGCCTCACCGCGCGCGCCGAGGGCAACGAGGCCGTCTTCGTCGTGGAGGACACGGGCCAGGGCATCCCCACCGAGCAGCTGCCCTTCATCTTCGAGAAGTTCCGTCAGGTGGACGGCTCCACCACGCGCAAGGTGGGCGGCACGGGACTGGGGCTGGCCATCGTGCGCGAGCTGAGCAAGGTGCTCGGCGGCGGCGTGGAGGTGGAGAGCACGCTGGGCCGCGGCACCACCTTCACCGTGCGGCTCGCGGGCGTGCTGGAGGGGGACACCCTGGGCGCCTCGCGCGAGCTGACCCGGCCCGTGGCCCCCGAGGACGTGGGCGCCGCGCTCGCGCCCATCGCCCGCGGCAGCACCGTGCTCGTGGTGGACGACGACGTGCTCGTGCAGCAGCTCATCGTCGGGCAGCTGGAGCCCGCTGGCTTCATCGTGGTGACGGCCTCGGACGGGCTGGACGCCCTGCGCAAGGCGCGCGACCTGCGCCCCCAGGCCATCGTGCTGGACATCTACCTGCCGCGCCTGGACGGCTGGAGCGTGCTGTCCACGCTCAAGAGCGAGCCGGACCTCTCGCGCATCCCCGTCGTCATCATCTCCGTGGAGGAGCAGCGCGCGCGGGGCTTCTCGCTCGGCGCGTGCGAGTACCTGGTCAAGCCCGTGGAGCCGGACCACCTGGTGGACGTGGTGCGCCGCAGCATCGGCACCGCCGCGGGCGCGGGCGAGGTGCTGGTGGTGGACGACGACGCCTCCACGCGCGAGCTCGTCAGCCGCAGCTTGCGCCGCGCGGGCTTCTCCACCCACGAGGCCCACAACGGCGAGGACGCCCTGCTCAAGGCGCGCGTCTCCCCGCCCACGCTCGTGGTGCTCGACCTGATGATGCCCAACCTGGACGGCTTCGAGGTCATCCGCCGCATGCGGGCCGACAAGCTCCAGACGCCCGTGGTGGTGCTCACCGGCAAGGTGCTGTCCGCCGAGGAGCAGGCCACCCTGCGCGATGGCTTCGCCGGCTTCGTGCAGAAGGGGGGCCACGCGCTCGAGGAGGTCATCGGCCAGGCCAAGGGTCTGCTCATCAAGCAGAACGCGCAGCGCACCCACCGCCTGCCGCGCATCCTCTACGTGGAGGACAACCCGCAGAACCGCGACATCGTGCGCCGCTACCTCGGCGGCCTCTTCGAGGTGCTGGAGGCCGAGGACGGGGAGCTGGGCGTGGAGCGCGCCACGCGCGAGACGCCGGACCTCATCCTCATGGACCTGTCCCTGCCGCGCGTGGATGGCTGGGAGGCCACCCGGCGGCTGCGCCAGGTGCCCGCGGTGGCCCACACCCCCGTCATCGCCGTCACCGCCCACGCGGGACGCGAATACCAGGAGAAGGCCTCGGCCGCCGGATGCGACGCCTATCTCACCAAACCCCTGGATCGTGAAGTGTTGCTCGAAACCATCCGAAAGCACCTGGGCAGGAATCATGGCTGA
- a CDS encoding response regulator, with amino-acid sequence MAEADLPGRTRVLVVDDDPDQLELVRRTLTPHFDVKTHDSALGVTNLVRQSEPDLVLLDVNFPALKGDQVLGLARRHAPRGTQFILYSATDESRLRSLALAAGADGYLSKSVQGAELVRKLTAFRSQGRVTPG; translated from the coding sequence ATGGCTGAGGCGGACTTGCCCGGCAGGACGCGTGTCCTCGTGGTCGACGATGATCCGGATCAACTGGAACTCGTGCGTCGCACCCTGACGCCCCACTTCGACGTGAAGACCCACGATTCCGCCCTCGGCGTCACCAACCTCGTGCGCCAGAGCGAGCCGGACCTCGTCCTGCTCGACGTGAACTTCCCGGCCCTCAAGGGTGATCAAGTATTGGGTCTCGCGCGGCGGCACGCTCCCCGAGGCACCCAGTTCATCCTCTACTCGGCAACGGATGAGTCCCGGCTGCGCTCCCTGGCTTTGGCCGCGGGCGCGGATGGTTATCTCTCCAAAAGCGTTCAGGGGGCGGAGCTGGTGCGCAAGCTCACCGCCTTTCGCAGTCAGGGCCGTGTGACTCCCGGTTGA
- a CDS encoding methyltransferase, which translates to MSAPALEPRAFLHLLFNGARVLDVVETAQRLGLLDALEPGPTTVGTLAAAHGFVPARLQKFLDCLESAGLVRRTPAPPPGETQYTAVSGLGAAVRAVLGPRSQERDRETYDWRALHGHLPEVLRGERSIAPESFDWPPRTPEQVAAFEASMAAGLGPIRETFLAHAATLLPPGSRLLDVGGGDGTLGASLLEALPGLRVDVFNLPACGPLVERTGRERGVEERLGFVAGDFLREPLPRGHDTLAFVRVLHDWPEDTARHLLAAARDALPPGGRVLICEEFRTPARLAAQFFWSYFLMGVDSCASALRDLDFYTRELTGLGFRDVEVFPGPFELVTARRA; encoded by the coding sequence GTGAGCGCCCCCGCCCTGGAGCCCCGCGCCTTCCTGCACCTGCTCTTCAACGGCGCGCGGGTGCTGGACGTGGTGGAGACGGCGCAGCGGCTGGGCCTGCTGGACGCCCTGGAGCCGGGCCCCACCACGGTGGGCACCCTGGCCGCGGCCCACGGCTTCGTGCCCGCGCGCCTCCAGAAGTTCCTCGACTGCCTGGAGAGCGCGGGCCTCGTGCGGCGCACGCCGGCTCCCCCGCCCGGGGAGACGCAGTACACGGCGGTGTCCGGCCTGGGCGCGGCGGTGCGGGCGGTGCTCGGCCCCCGGTCCCAGGAGCGTGACCGCGAGACCTATGACTGGCGCGCCCTGCACGGCCACCTGCCGGAGGTGCTGCGAGGCGAGCGGAGCATCGCTCCCGAGTCCTTCGACTGGCCTCCGCGCACGCCCGAACAGGTGGCCGCCTTCGAGGCGAGCATGGCGGCGGGCCTGGGCCCCATCCGGGAAACCTTCCTCGCCCACGCGGCCACGCTGCTGCCCCCGGGGAGCCGCCTGCTCGACGTGGGGGGCGGGGATGGCACCCTGGGCGCGTCGCTCCTGGAGGCGCTGCCCGGGCTGCGCGTGGACGTCTTCAACCTGCCGGCCTGTGGCCCGCTGGTGGAGCGTACCGGACGGGAGCGGGGAGTGGAGGAGCGCCTGGGCTTCGTGGCGGGAGACTTCCTGCGCGAGCCCCTGCCCCGCGGGCATGACACGCTCGCCTTCGTGCGGGTGCTGCATGACTGGCCCGAGGACACCGCCCGGCACCTGCTCGCCGCCGCCCGGGACGCCCTGCCCCCCGGAGGCCGCGTCCTCATCTGCGAGGAGTTCCGCACCCCGGCGCGGCTCGCCGCCCAGTTCTTCTGGTCCTACTTCCTCATGGGGGTGGACTCGTGCGCGAGCGCCCTGCGCGACCTGGACTTCTATACCCGGGAGCTCACGGGGCTCGGCTTCCGCGACGTGGAGGTGTTTCCCGGTCCCTTCGAGCTCGTCACCGCGCGGCGAGCCTGA
- a CDS encoding tryptophan 2,3-dioxygenase family protein, with protein MEDIAEPSHVELLRRQLRGPWHNMLLDKWVGRGELDYEKYVRTPELLALQTPPEHRVSPDELMFQAVHQSQELWLKLLAHECVETVGELDQDQLWEASARLERVNRMARTLTSQLGVLETLTPETYQIIRRSLGNGSGQESPGYNAVGLAAQGLEEALTRLLWRRGVEPAVLYSRPGLADLKRLCEQLLDYDESYQLWLYTHYQLVRRTIGVDASVKALDGIPTRVLPGRMMKPLFPVLWSVRVEMTAHWRREGGHAPGEPRAPAKGEAS; from the coding sequence ATGGAAGACATCGCCGAGCCGAGTCATGTCGAATTGCTGCGCCGCCAGCTGCGCGGCCCCTGGCACAACATGCTGCTGGACAAGTGGGTGGGTCGGGGAGAGCTGGACTACGAGAAGTACGTGCGCACGCCGGAACTGCTCGCGCTCCAGACACCTCCCGAACACCGCGTCAGTCCCGACGAGCTGATGTTCCAGGCGGTGCACCAGTCCCAGGAGCTGTGGCTCAAGCTGCTCGCGCACGAGTGCGTGGAGACGGTGGGGGAGTTGGATCAGGACCAGCTCTGGGAGGCCTCGGCGCGGCTGGAGCGCGTCAACCGCATGGCGCGCACCCTCACCTCGCAGCTCGGCGTGCTGGAGACGCTCACCCCGGAGACCTATCAAATCATCCGCCGCAGCCTGGGCAATGGCAGTGGCCAGGAATCGCCGGGCTACAACGCGGTGGGGCTCGCGGCCCAGGGCCTGGAGGAGGCGCTCACGCGGCTGTTGTGGCGGCGCGGCGTGGAGCCCGCGGTGCTCTACTCGCGGCCGGGCCTGGCGGATCTCAAACGCCTGTGCGAGCAGCTGCTCGACTACGACGAGTCCTACCAGCTCTGGCTCTACACCCACTACCAGCTCGTGCGCCGCACCATCGGCGTGGATGCCTCGGTGAAGGCGCTGGACGGCATCCCCACGCGCGTGTTGCCCGGACGGATGATGAAGCCGCTCTTCCCGGTGCTCTGGAGCGTGCGGGTGGAGATGACCGCCCACTGGCGGCGCGAGGGAGGCCACGCGCCCGGCGAGCCCCGCGCCCCCGCGAAGGGCGAGGCGTCGTGA